DNA from Centroberyx gerrardi isolate f3 chromosome 20, fCenGer3.hap1.cur.20231027, whole genome shotgun sequence:
CTTTTCTGGAGGAATGTATGGAGTCTGTGTCTCACTGTCAGGAGCTTAAAACCCTGCTTCAGTATCAGAAAGACCTCAGCCAGTTGGATCACAACGGCAAGCATTTTTTGATAAGAAATCCATATAACAACTCATGGATTTGTTTGATTTGTCATCCTTTTTTCTAAGTTTTTCCTCATCATTTTACTAAAatctattgttttttgtttcagatGATTCTTTGGATGGTGCCTGCATTATTTCAGCTCTTAAACTCTCCTCTGTAGAAAGAATGCCAGAAAAGGCACAATCAGAAGCCCATGTCTTCCATGACATGCTTTCATTTAGAACAGGAATGGAGAAGGAATCTGCAACATTACTACATataaaacaggtgaaaatggagACGACCAGAAAAGAACATGATACGATTGTTGGAAAAGATGGAACAGTGGTGCATTTGAGAGAAATGgcaagaaatgaagaaaatgtggAGATTTTTCCAACTCAAGTTGAGGAGTCTCAACTTAAAAAAGAATGCAGAGTCCTGCTAAAAAGACTTGGCACGCCGGTGTCTTTGCAGTCTCGACCTGTGAGACAAAACAGAGGCCTGAAGATGAAAATGATTCTGTTGCAAGAGAAAAGACGACTTTATAAAGAGGAAAGCCCTGCCTGCAAAACTGTGCCTACAAGGAAAGCAGCTGCCTCAGAGTCTTGTACCCAGACGAAAACGACACAATCCAGCACTAAGTCCATTTCACCATTAGTTCGTGAAACAACGCCATCCAGTGGGGCTGAATCTGACgtctctgatgatgatgattcaaTCAGCATGTACCAGGATCCTTCTTTTGTGGCCCCTGTTTGTAATTCCAGTGAGGACGATTCATTGTCTAACTGCTCAGATGAGGACCCTTCCTTCATGGAACCCATTGATGACGAGGATTTGTCAGTCATCGACGAAGTGCAGGACACTTCGCGCATCAAACCCTCCACTGCAATAGAGACTCATTCCACAACACGGAGACGCCGATGCTTAATTTGCAGGGAGCAAGTGAAGGGACTCATGAACACTCACATTAAAACCCACTTTCCAACTGATGATTACACCTGTCCTCGATGCGGCACAAAGTTCATGCGTTTACCATCTTTGAAGTTGCACTTAAGGAGAACTTGCTATGATCAACAGCAGGTAGGtccagaggaggcagaggaaccCCAACATATTTTTACATGCGACGAATGTGACAAAGCATTTAGGTATCAGCTATCGCTGGAGGAGCACAAACGGACCCACAACCAACTCTACTGCGAGGTGTGTAGGAAAGTGCTCCGAGATTCAGAAACGTTGGCGAGGCACAAGGCGTCGCACACATCGTTTCAGTGCACTCTGTGCGAGGAGAACTTCCGTCTTTATAAGCCCCTGGCGAGGCATTACGAGAACGTACACCAACTCAGCAGACCGTTCAAATGCAACCATTGTCCAAAAAGTTACTCCAAGCTGCGTCATTTTATTGCGCACGAGTGGAAACATACCGGCCAACGTCCATTCCAGTGCCCTCAGTGCTCCATGAGATTCAAAATCGACTCGGATCTCGTTACCCACCTGAGAGTCCACACGAGAGAGAAACCATTCCTTTGCGCGGATTGCGGCAAGGCGTTCTCCTGCAGATCGAACCTCACGCGGCACTTGAATATGATCCACAGCCAGGCGCGGAACGAGAGGCAGCATTCCTGCTCCCTGTGCGAGAAATCCTACAAAGAGAAAGGAGCCCTGAAAAAACACGAGAGGAGCAAGCACTTACACGAGTTGTTCCGCTACCCGTGCTTGGACTGCGGGAAGATGTTCTCCTCGTCGGCGATGAGCAGACACAGACTGATCCACACCGGAGAGAAACCTTTCAAGTGCAGAATTCCCGAATGCGACGAGCACTTCAGGTCCACTACTGAAGTGAAGAGGCACATCATGCAAAAGCACACTGGAGAGCGACCGTTTAAGTGCGATGTCTGCGGGAAGGGTTTTATAAGAAATAGCATACTTAAATCACATATGCGAatacacacaggagagaagccATTTTCTTGCTCTGTCTGTGGCAGAGCTTTTCCACTACTCCATAGCATGCAAAGACACATGAAGCTTATTCATACATTTGTAGCAGAGTAGTCCTGCTTGTGAGGAATCCTTGGCTAAATGGAGTTGATGTTCAGTTTCCTCTCACATGAGGCCAGGTTCTGAATCTGGcttatattatatttaattaTCGGATCGTAACATGAGGTAGAAGTTCACAAATAATGCTTGGTAAATGCCTTACCGAGAAATTATTTGTAATAAAGTTGATTTTGTTCTGGATGCAAGATTGCACCATGCTTGACCATTAACCCGCGCCGGGTTAAGTATGAGAACAGTCTGCTCTATGTTTACAGTAGGCTGAGATTCCTGAGCTCTACTGGACTTCAAGTTTATCTTGTCCCAGAATGTGTCTTCATGTATGCATAAAGCAGTGTGCTCAATCCttactgtttttgttgtcaTATTCATTGAGATATGTGAAAATAGATGAGGAGGTGGGGTGACAGAATTTTCCCTTCCACGTTGACAGGTATCATTGCGGTATACATGATTTACCTTTTCTCTTGTCGATAAATAATGCCAGCTGTGTTTAAATGCCATATGATGATAATTCCTAACATACAGTAGGTTCCGTTGTTTGAAAATGCTGTCTTCCAAATTTGTGTTACATAATAGaaatataatgataatgataactgTGAAAACAGTGATAACCACCATAAACAgtaatctgtaaaaaaaaaaaaaaaatgtatatttttggtGGAGGTCTATGAACAGGGCAGTAAATATCAAGGAGGTTGTACATATACCTTCCATGTGGAGTGGTTGATGCAGATGATGACGCAAGGCTGTACACTTCACAGAAGGGTTACTCATAATTTGGGTAATTTAGAGTGGTCATACAACATATAAAAATCAAGTTatatttttgtccatttttgGGTGATGTAATTATATATATCAACTTATGACACATAACTGATCTTGAGGATGGCTTTCCTATGGTGTCCTCATAATGTCCCAACCTTTTCACACAGTATAGTTAAAAATTATGTGAATATGCAGTATTAATTTCACTGTTTATGTGATTGATACGTGTTTATGGACAAAAGATCATTTATTACGCATTGAAACTGTGTGTAATTGGTCCTGTTACATCAAACGCCTGTATGTCTTACGCCGTCAAATGTTATGAAgtgtgtacttttttttttgtcgataTTAAGGCCACATTAAATTGCCATATTATTGAATGTCGTTTGGCCTGACGTATCGGTGGTGGGGAGCGGAACGGACATACGCTGCGCCGCGTTTCACCCGACTGCTATACCGGGCGGAACAGGCAACAGGACAAGATACGCACAACGGTCGTCCGTGTTCTTTCCTCTTGGATATAAACACCATAGGACTGTTTACTTTGGCGTTTTGTTTGATCGCACATTGCATGTTATTTTTCTAACTGTAATGTAACTGCAGCGAATACACAGGATGGACGGAGATATTTCCGAGTTATCTGGTGAGTGATAATCGTTTCGGATATTGTTTGGCTAGGCCGCGCCACAGCCCGCGCGCGGGAGTAGCACTGCTAGCTAACTAACCAACTTCGTATTTTTTAATGTTGACGGGGAGATATTTGTCTGACTTAACGTACTTCACGACAGCTTTAAATATGAGTGATAACTCCCAGAGGCATCAGTTGGTTCTTTTATCATTAAAATACTCAGGGTCATATCAGTGAGCTCATTAAGACGCAGTTTCGGGACACGGGCTAAAGCTAGCATTGTTTCTAGCTGAATGCGCATAGGCCGGCCCGAGATCAATTATCGGACATGTCCCCGTCTGACGTTCTTAGTAAAGCTTTTCTCAAGTAAACTGGACAACGCCCCCTTCAACACTACTTCCACTATATTTTACCAGGTTTACCAATGCATGTGCCAGTTTGGTGAATAACGCTAACAAATTCGACAAGCGCATCCAACCAAATTAGAGCTGGGCGGTTTCTTGTGTTTTCCGAGCTCCCAACGTAAACCCTTACATTATGGAAACGTTATAGCCCAGACCCCATCTTATCAACGAGTTATGATCTTACAAAATGTGTAAGTGTCCTGCGAGGAAGCTTTAACGGGAGCAGGCGTTACTACCAGGCTTATCTACGTGTCCGATAATGGCCCTAGGGACAGGACTCCGAGGTTTGTGTTGCATCAGCAATCGTCCGTCACTTGAAAAACAAACGCAGGTTACATGACCGAACAAGAAACTACATCATTGTACAATTACTTTGATATTATTAGTCAGTGGTTTGTTGGACTTACTGGAAGGGCTGGAATCTCGCCACAACTAATAGCTAATAATAAGAGCTAATAATGGGCCTCCGCGCTATTTGTACGTTACCTCCGTGTTATTTGTATGAAATTGGGAAAATCTGTTTCAATTAGTCATTGCATTAGGAGCTGATGCACGCATGAGAAAAATCCCTTTTGTAGATGCAGTGAAACTGTGGGTTATGTTTAGACAATAGATTTACTGTCAAGTTATCTGGCAATCTCTCTTGTACGTAGAGAAGGTCATGCCAAATTCTGCtaaaaaatctggcagtttaatggTGCTTTGCTTATTGGCAGCCACctattggatgtatgccgaagtTAAGAGCGGCTTTACTTAAAGGTTttattatatcatatatcaGGCTAGTCATTCTAGATAAGCTCATCACTAGGATACATCCCCAATAGCAGTTGGGTGATACTGTATCACATAATGTGTAAATGTGGTTTAAAAAACCTTGCATCCTTCATTGCAGACATAGTCATGTTTTAAATTTGTGTGTCCAggtccctctcttcctctctcctgtctgcgcCTGCTGGTCCCACCGCTTCGGCTGGTGTCAGCAGCGATCTGGCAGACCATCCAGCAGAGAGTTGTGGCCGACTATGGGATGCTTGAGGAGTTTGTGTTCATGGTCACAGAGATTGTTCCTGAGCTTCTCACCATGAGACAGAGGGCTGAACTCATTTTGGGTCTCAGAGCACGGGTGAGGAAGAGGCTGCAAAGGAAAAGTTGCAGTTCATGTTTTTCAATACCATTGTAAAGGTTAAATAAGATGAAAATGATCACAGGTCTTTGCAGCaggaaaatataaatataacaaaaCCAATAACACTAGAATGTATTGAGTCGAAATATGTGAATTCAAAGTTTGGTAAAATATGAATTGGACATTATGAGGGTGTTGGAAAATAACTGCAGTAGAACATGTTGAGACAAAGTACAAATGAATGTAGAATATGTACAATTTGACAGTATacagaaaatataaaatgtatgcagtacaaaataagtgaaaagaaaaaaaaaattgtcaaggtctgtgcaatatataacaaatgtgaatatgaaagaaaaaatgtatttgcagcACATGCAagatgtgtaaatgtgcatcatattcacattaatggGTCTATAGAAGATCACATCTGTACAGAAAGTATACTAAGCAGAATGTTTGTGGCAGAAGACATGCATTTGGTGCTTGGCAGATGTGAAATTTGGGCCCTGGGTGAATGGGAACAATACACAGATGAGCTCTGTGCTTCCTTTTCTCATAATTAATTGTTACTTATCACTGTTGCCCTCTGTAGCTGATCCTGGAGTTGTGTCGCTCCGATGCGACTGCTGACCTCCAGATTATTCAGCCGCATCTGGACCGAATGCAGAGCCTCAGGTCTCTGTGGAACGTAGAGGTGGGTCTAAACCTGAACTGTAGCTTAAgtaactagtgtgtgtgtgatcaggcATGTGAAGGAaggttttcttgttttttaaaatgttatattttttgACATTCCCGTTAATTTCCAGTGGAGATcccatttttctgttttatttttttgtctccctCCCATTATTTCCCTTTGTGTTGGGTTGATCACATCCCTGCTATAGTCAATATAAAAGATGTAACTAAAAACACAAGTGCAATGACACAGATGCTGGCTTTGCAACACACCAAAGTAACATCTGCCATTTTAAACCATCCTTTGTTGCAGACTGATCATGCAGATCTAGAAGTGTCCGATTCACATTTCCTGGGCCTCGTACAAAATCTGCTGAGAGATCCCGAAGAGAGGGCAAACTTTTTCCAGGTAAGTGGTGTTTGTGGCATTTGTTTCCAAATAATTTTTTTATCTTTGAGTAAATATGATTTAGAAATACAGCAAAATGCTGAGGCAAATCATATTCAAAATATGACCTCATTACACTTCTGTTGctgtttgtgtatttgcatgtaaCAACAAAAGAGTTGTAAACAACGCAAGAAAATTTTGTATGCATGTTTTGATATTATACCAGCTCATTTATCTGGTCAGTTCAGATATGTGAGGTTCTGCTGTACATTTCTTTTCCCCTCCGTATTCTAGGATGTTTTCCCAGAAGAATTTGGCCCCATGTATGACAAAGCAATACAGACACTGATGTGGCTGTTTCTGTCCAGACTTGAAAAGCTTCTTCCTAGCCAAACCCTCCAGCAGGTAAAGTTAAAATATTTAGGTGTTGCAGCATTTATATTTGTGAGTGAATGAAGTTGACTTTGGCAAAATACTGTGCTGCTGACTCAGtaatgtttcattttgtctttttctcagATTGCCTCTCTGCTTGGCGATGCTTCATCTGTTCTTCATGAAAGCATGGAGTCTATGGCGGGTACGCAGGAGCTAAAAACCTTGCTGGAGAGTCAAAAAGACCTCAACCAGCTGGAGGACAATGGTGAGCTCTTCAGACTCAGACTTTTATtcaccaaatacaaaaaatgagCAGGGATTTGTTGTGCGATTGGTGCAGAAATGCATCAATATTGTACTCACAGTTTGTAGCATTAAATTAGACAAGGATGGTAAACTTTACATACACGGATATACTTAATACCAGTTTGTTTTCGGTCAATACCAGTGTCCATCCAGTTGAAGTAGCAGCGCTGGCATTCATTATGATCCAGCAGGATGATGTAGTGGAAACATGTTTTATTCTCATGTCTTTGAGTCTGAATCTGTAGTTGTATTTGCCAATTTAAAGACTGcaatctccttctctcttttcagaCTCTTACATTGTTGACAGCTGTATCTTAtcgtctctgtgtctccctcctgTGGAAAGAGTTGTGATAGTCAATGAACAGACAGAAACGGACACAGAGAGTGGCcttgtgtatacagtatgcacagaGATGGAAGTGGAATCTGAGAGTAAAGAGGTGTACATTGAGGGAACTGGGAGTCAAGAGGAATGTGTGCAAGCCCAGTGGTTCGGCCTTAGCAGCGATGTGAAATCAGAAGTCGACACTGAGATGGTTACAGATCACGTTGAAGACATCGAGCACGTTGAGAGTGAAATGACAGAAAACGAGGAGGCTGGAGTGATGGTTATTGGGGAAGATGGCAAAGCGACGCCGCTTGAAGGACTGAAAAGTGACGTGGGGAAGAAGCGCATCAGACGTGAAAGAACAAAGAAATGCCCCACAGACGCGGTCTTTGAAATACGAGGTGGAGAAAGGGGTCAACAACAGGAAGGGGATTGCGTTGTCCTGTTTGGAAAACTTGATACGGCTTCTCAATCCAGACCGGTGAGAAGGAACCGGGGTCTCAAGATGAAGAGATACCTGTCGCAAAGGAGGAAAACTGTCAAGACACAGGGAAGCAATAGCAGTAGCGGCAGCCCTAAAAAGTTACCCAGGTCCCAAGGTTCAGCAAAAAGCAATGACACGGACCAGAGAACATGCAAAGTGTGCGGTAAGGTGGTGAGTCGTGCCAAGTTCTTACAGCGACACATGAACCGGCACTCGACACAGCTGCCCTATTCTTGTCCCGAATGTAAAAGATTTTATAAGAGCCTTCGTTACTTGCAGCAACACAAATGTCCAAATCAGAGTCCGCAAGACCCGACAAAAGAGAAGAGTGGCAAGAAAGCGAAGGAACAAGAGACGGGCAAGGAAACGGCAGCTGAGGGAGAACAATCCTCCAGCGTGGCTGCTTGTGCGTCCGATGAAGACCCCTCTAAAGAATCGGGAGAGAAAAGCCCAGACGACGACAAAAGCGTGTTAAACGGTCCTTTCTACTGTCCTCACTGCAGCGTCGAGTTTAAGTGCAAGCAGACTTTTAGGTTCCACTTAAGAAACATTTGCTACAACGAGCAACAGGTGGATCCCGAGAACACAGAGGACGTTAAGCAGTGTTACAAATGCGACGAATGCGACAAGGCGTTCAAGTATAAATCGACATTGGAGTCGCACAAACAAACTCACAACCCGCTCTACTGCGAGCTCTGCATGAAAGTGGTGCGCGACTCGGAAGCGTTGGAGCTGCACAAGATTTCACACACGCCCTTTCAATGTAACCAGTGTGAAGAGAACTTCCCCGTATTTAAGGCTCTTCACAAGCACTACATTGACGTTCATAATCCCAGCGGGCCATTTACCTGCACCCACTGTCAGATGACGTTTGCCAGTTTGAAGCTTTTCATCAGACACGAGTGGAAGCACACCGGTCATCAACCATTTCAGTGCCCTCATTGCACTAAAAGGTTCCGATCATACTCGGACCTGCTGGAGCACCAGAAGAAACACACTAAAGCGTACCCGTTCCTCTGCTGGGAGTGCGGGAAGAAATTCAGGCACGGCGTGACTCTGACGAGGCACGTGGAGCGCGTGCACAAATCTGGCAAACCCGTGCCCGAGAAGCCCACGCCAATCTTCACCTGCACCCAGTGCGGGAAGACCTTCACCTCCAGGAGATGCCTTCTGAAACACGACAACTTCCACCACAAAGGCTTGCGTCACCCGTGTGAGCACTGCGGAAAGGGCTTCTTCGGTAAAGATGCGCTGGTGAGGCACACTCTGATTCACACGGGCGAGCGGCCTTTCACGTGCACCGAGTGCGAGAAGTCTTTTAGGTCGGCCGCCGAACTGAAGATACACAAGCGATACCATACAGGAGAAAGGCCGTACAAGTGCAGCATCTGCGACAAGGGCTTTGTCCAGTCCTGCTTTCTCACCTTGCACATGCGAACCCATACTGGGGAGAGGCCATACGTTTGTACTACATGTGACAAAGGGTTTTCGAGCTTGCATGGCCTAAAAAGACACAAACGGCTTGTCCATGCATAGTTCATGTTAATGTGATACTTGagttcagaggtcagggtcagctacagaataGCACTTCAGGAACTGAACCCAGGTTCTCCAGCTGAAAGACAgtttctctaaccactaggccacaaTGCCACCCCAGTGGTTGTCACAGCTTGGATAGTGGGGAACTGTATAATTGTATAGTGCATTACAAAAacttaaattgtattttttacagaaatgtttGCTGTAGTTCTACTGAAGATTTGTATGTATAAATGATATAAACCTTAATTTttttggaag
Protein-coding regions in this window:
- the LOC144542972 gene encoding uncharacterized protein LOC144542972, whose translation is MPEKAQSEAHVFHDMLSFRTGMEKESATLLHIKQVKMETTRKEHDTIVGKDGTVVHLREMARNEENVEIFPTQVEESQLKKECRVLLKRLGTPVSLQSRPVRQNRGLKMKMILLQEKRRLYKEESPACKTVPTRKAAASESCTQTKTTQSSTKSISPLVRETTPSSGAESDVSDDDDSISMYQDPSFVAPVCNSSEDDSLSNCSDEDPSFMEPIDDEDLSVIDEVQDTSRIKPSTAIETHSTTRRRRCLICREQVKGLMNTHIKTHFPTDDYTCPRCGTKFMRLPSLKLHLRRTCYDQQQVGPEEAEEPQHIFTCDECDKAFRYQLSLEEHKRTHNQLYCEVCRKVLRDSETLARHKASHTSFQCTLCEENFRLYKPLARHYENVHQLSRPFKCNHCPKSYSKLRHFIAHEWKHTGQRPFQCPQCSMRFKIDSDLVTHLRVHTREKPFLCADCGKAFSCRSNLTRHLNMIHSQARNERQHSCSLCEKSYKEKGALKKHERSKHLHELFRYPCLDCGKMFSSSAMSRHRLIHTGEKPFKCRIPECDEHFRSTTEVKRHIMQKHTGERPFKCDVCGKGFIRNSILKSHMRIHTGEKPFSCSVCGRAFPLLHSMQRHMKLIHTFVAE
- the LOC139929845 gene encoding uncharacterized protein LOC139929845; its protein translation is MDGDISELSGPSLPLSCLRLLVPPLRLVSAAIWQTIQQRVVADYGMLEEFVFMVTEIVPELLTMRQRAELILGLRARLILELCRSDATADLQIIQPHLDRMQSLRSLWNVETDHADLEVSDSHFLGLVQNLLRDPEERANFFQDVFPEEFGPMYDKAIQTLMWLFLSRLEKLLPSQTLQQIASLLGDASSVLHESMESMAGTQELKTLLESQKDLNQLEDNDSYIVDSCILSSLCLPPVERVVIVNEQTETDTESGLVYTVCTEMEVESESKEVYIEGTGSQEECVQAQWFGLSSDVKSEVDTEMVTDHVEDIEHVESEMTENEEAGVMVIGEDGKATPLEGLKSDVGKKRIRRERTKKCPTDAVFEIRGGERGQQQEGDCVVLFGKLDTASQSRPVRRNRGLKMKRYLSQRRKTVKTQGSNSSSGSPKKLPRSQGSAKSNDTDQRTCKVCGKVVSRAKFLQRHMNRHSTQLPYSCPECKRFYKSLRYLQQHKCPNQSPQDPTKEKSGKKAKEQETGKETAAEGEQSSSVAACASDEDPSKESGEKSPDDDKSVLNGPFYCPHCSVEFKCKQTFRFHLRNICYNEQQVDPENTEDVKQCYKCDECDKAFKYKSTLESHKQTHNPLYCELCMKVVRDSEALELHKISHTPFQCNQCEENFPVFKALHKHYIDVHNPSGPFTCTHCQMTFASLKLFIRHEWKHTGHQPFQCPHCTKRFRSYSDLLEHQKKHTKAYPFLCWECGKKFRHGVTLTRHVERVHKSGKPVPEKPTPIFTCTQCGKTFTSRRCLLKHDNFHHKGLRHPCEHCGKGFFGKDALVRHTLIHTGERPFTCTECEKSFRSAAELKIHKRYHTGERPYKCSICDKGFVQSCFLTLHMRTHTGERPYVCTTCDKGFSSLHGLKRHKRLVHA